In one Mycobacteroides chelonae genomic region, the following are encoded:
- a CDS encoding DUF5682 family protein, with amino-acid sequence MTVHFIGVRHHSPACARLVRDVIRNVSPAYVLVEGSADFNDRIDELLLGHRLPIALFSFLTGPDVHRMIWAPFCDYSPEWVALTTAKAVGAEFRFIDLPAWHHAFEERTNRYSDADARHIAVTSRLCAEFGMDNNDVLWDHLVEVPGAEYHTLARYFDTLRGDARGGDSDAAREEYMAQWICAAKYFARGRPIVVVTGGFHRPALVSLTAERDDLAQWPAVPASPEGHRVGNYLIPYSYRRLDAFSGYQSGMPSPGYYHQVWHNGAEAAGQRLIADVAGRLRERHVPVSTADLIAAQSLSEGLARLRGHPVRARADILDGLAAALITEDLPAPLPWAARGVLQTGTHPAVLEMLAALTGTAHGELHPDTPLPPLVPDVERLLAEHDLTPPRQVRLTLTVEADLDRSRILNRLRVLSIPGFERISGPTAGTDPATTERWELQVRDTQLPKLLEASAHGATLGAAAAHVLRESVADGSTTPATLGPALFDAVLCGSDEVLGELVPPAAQAIADSYDLGGLGTFLSALLALWRHDWIYQVRQHDRFPPLIAAAVRRIEWLAESARARTRDADRREVAALAAVCDALTHAGEAAALDRPAFLDTMERISQDPQAPPDLRGAALGVRWRLDDEAAVDPVDMVRALSLPETLGDFLVGVFGLAREQVLHTQDGSGFDVIAALDHIVEDMTERDFLAALPAVRQAFEYFPPRERTRIADRILVARGRAAVGRACVRTESDPALLAYAARIEERIDNLLSEAGLNP; translated from the coding sequence TTGACCGTCCACTTCATCGGGGTTCGCCACCACAGCCCGGCATGTGCCCGGCTGGTGCGCGATGTGATCCGCAACGTCTCTCCGGCTTACGTTCTCGTCGAAGGCAGCGCCGACTTCAACGATCGAATCGACGAGTTGCTGCTGGGACACCGATTGCCGATCGCCCTGTTCAGCTTCCTTACCGGCCCCGACGTCCACCGGATGATCTGGGCACCGTTTTGCGACTACTCCCCGGAATGGGTGGCGCTGACCACGGCCAAGGCCGTGGGCGCCGAGTTCCGGTTCATCGACCTTCCGGCCTGGCATCACGCTTTCGAGGAAAGAACCAACCGTTACTCCGATGCCGATGCCCGGCATATTGCCGTCACCTCCCGGCTGTGTGCGGAGTTCGGGATGGACAACAACGACGTGCTGTGGGATCACCTCGTCGAGGTGCCCGGGGCCGAGTACCACACCCTGGCCCGGTACTTCGACACCCTGCGTGGGGACGCGCGGGGTGGGGACTCAGATGCGGCCCGCGAGGAGTACATGGCCCAGTGGATTTGCGCCGCAAAATACTTCGCTCGTGGACGCCCCATCGTGGTGGTGACCGGAGGGTTTCACCGACCGGCGCTCGTTTCACTCACCGCCGAACGCGATGATCTGGCGCAATGGCCCGCGGTACCCGCGTCCCCGGAGGGCCACCGCGTCGGCAACTACCTCATCCCCTACTCCTACCGGCGCCTCGACGCGTTCTCCGGCTATCAGTCGGGTATGCCCTCGCCGGGCTACTACCACCAGGTATGGCACAACGGTGCAGAAGCGGCCGGCCAGCGGCTCATCGCGGATGTCGCCGGCCGGCTGCGTGAACGTCATGTCCCCGTCTCCACCGCGGATCTGATTGCGGCCCAGTCCCTCTCCGAGGGCCTGGCCCGGCTGCGCGGACACCCCGTGCGCGCCCGCGCCGATATTCTCGACGGGTTGGCGGCCGCCCTGATCACCGAAGACTTACCGGCTCCGCTGCCGTGGGCTGCCCGCGGTGTGCTGCAGACCGGAACCCATCCCGCCGTCCTGGAAATGCTCGCGGCCCTCACCGGCACCGCCCACGGCGAGCTTCATCCCGACACCCCGCTGCCGCCACTGGTACCCGATGTCGAGCGACTGCTCGCCGAACACGATCTGACGCCGCCTCGTCAAGTCCGGCTCACCCTGACCGTCGAGGCTGACCTTGACCGCAGCCGCATCCTGAACCGTCTTCGGGTGCTGAGCATCCCGGGGTTCGAGCGCATCTCGGGACCCACCGCCGGCACGGACCCGGCGACCACGGAACGCTGGGAATTGCAGGTGCGGGATACCCAACTTCCCAAACTTCTGGAGGCCAGTGCCCACGGCGCTACCCTCGGCGCTGCCGCGGCACATGTATTGCGCGAATCGGTGGCCGATGGCAGCACGACACCGGCCACGCTCGGCCCGGCGCTGTTCGACGCCGTGCTCTGCGGCAGCGACGAGGTGCTCGGCGAGCTCGTGCCCCCCGCTGCCCAGGCCATCGCCGACAGCTACGACCTGGGCGGGCTCGGTACCTTCCTGTCCGCGCTGCTGGCCTTGTGGCGCCACGACTGGATCTACCAGGTCCGCCAGCACGACCGGTTTCCGCCGCTGATCGCGGCCGCGGTACGCAGGATCGAATGGCTGGCCGAGTCGGCCCGGGCACGCACACGCGACGCCGATCGCCGCGAAGTCGCCGCCCTCGCGGCCGTCTGCGATGCACTGACGCACGCCGGTGAGGCGGCTGCCCTCGACAGACCCGCCTTCCTGGACACCATGGAACGCATCAGCCAAGACCCACAGGCTCCACCTGATCTGCGCGGTGCGGCCCTGGGCGTCCGCTGGCGGCTGGACGACGAGGCTGCCGTCGATCCGGTGGACATGGTGCGGGCCCTGAGCCTGCCCGAGACCCTCGGGGACTTTCTCGTCGGCGTGTTCGGTCTTGCGCGAGAACAGGTTCTGCACACTCAGGACGGCTCGGGATTCGACGTGATCGCCGCCCTCGACCACATCGTCGAGGATATGACCGAACGCGATTTCCTGGCGGCTCTGCCCGCCGTGCGCCAGGCCTTCGAGTACTTTCCGCCGCGCGAGCGCACCCGCATCGCCGACCGGATACTGGTGGCGCGTGGCCGGGCGGCCGTAGGACGGGCATGCGTACGCACCGAGTCCGATCCCGCGCTGCTGGCGTATGCCGCGAGGATCGAGGAGCGCATCGACAACCTGCTGTCGGAAGCGGGACTGAACCCGTGA
- a CDS encoding ATP-binding protein: MTSDLQRPPAEIRYAEELRRLRDNDPDDRPPGWALSMRTARAFILGDRTLGIERKFVGDPSLIDRALVTLATNRGLMLVGDPGTAKSWLSELIAAAVSGESTLVIQGGAATTEDQIKYSWNYAMLLAQGPSPDSVVPAPLLSAMRTGKVVRFEEITRCPLEVQDSLLSVLSERVLAIPELHGADGLVFARAGFNVIATANTRDRGVNEMSAALKRRFNFETVFPIRDMETELALVTTESARMLAESGVTIAQSPDVLAVLVTIFRELRTGRTADGTPIESLSSVMSTAEAVSVAHAVGIRGWFLRREAGSAADIVEAISGTAVKDNADDLTKVRTYIDHHAARRNGKAWKDFYQARHLLSAD, from the coding sequence GTGACAAGTGATCTGCAGAGGCCACCGGCCGAGATCCGGTACGCCGAGGAACTGCGGCGGCTGCGCGACAACGACCCCGACGACCGGCCGCCCGGCTGGGCGCTGAGCATGCGAACGGCCAGAGCCTTCATTCTCGGCGACCGCACGCTCGGTATCGAGCGCAAATTCGTCGGCGATCCCTCCCTGATCGATCGCGCGCTGGTCACCCTGGCCACCAACCGCGGTCTCATGTTGGTGGGCGATCCGGGAACCGCGAAATCCTGGCTGTCCGAACTGATCGCAGCCGCCGTCAGCGGCGAGTCCACCTTGGTCATCCAGGGTGGCGCCGCCACCACAGAGGATCAGATCAAGTACTCGTGGAACTACGCGATGCTACTGGCACAGGGGCCCAGCCCGGATTCGGTGGTACCGGCCCCTCTGCTATCGGCCATGCGCACCGGCAAGGTGGTGCGCTTCGAGGAAATCACTCGCTGTCCCTTGGAAGTTCAGGACAGTCTGCTCTCGGTACTCTCCGAGCGCGTGTTGGCCATCCCGGAACTGCACGGCGCCGACGGGCTGGTTTTCGCACGGGCCGGCTTCAACGTGATCGCCACTGCGAACACCCGGGACCGTGGTGTCAACGAGATGAGTGCCGCGCTCAAGCGACGTTTCAACTTCGAGACGGTGTTTCCGATCAGGGATATGGAGACCGAGCTGGCCCTGGTCACCACCGAGTCTGCCCGGATGCTCGCGGAGTCCGGCGTCACGATCGCTCAGAGCCCCGACGTGCTGGCGGTCCTGGTGACGATATTCCGCGAATTGCGAACGGGCCGAACCGCTGACGGCACCCCCATCGAATCGCTCAGCTCCGTGATGAGCACCGCGGAGGCCGTGTCGGTGGCGCACGCCGTGGGTATCCGGGGCTGGTTCCTGCGCCGCGAGGCCGGGTCTGCCGCCGATATCGTGGAGGCCATCTCCGGCACTGCTGTCAAGGACAACGCCGACGACCTCACCAAGGTGCGCACCTACATTGACCACCACGCCGCCCGGCGAAACGGAAAGGCCTGGAAGGACTTCTATCAGGCCCGACACCTACTGAGCGCCGATTGA